The DNA sequence TGTACCCGAGCaccatatatattttccgTCATATTTCGAAAATAGATTTTTCTCGAACATTTTTGTAgagtttattataaaaataaaaataattaatcatattaatttttagtttattatactaaaaatttatttccaaCGACCTTTCCACTCGACATCGTCGAACCACTAAGGCCGATTTTCGTCCCTGCTCGACGGGTGGGTCTTGCAGTCAATCTCCCTTCTGCCTTTGCACTTGAGTGCCGAATCTCGCTCTGGCCCCAGGAGATATTTGCACGCCTCCATTACCTTTCGGGAGGCATGCACCCCATAGAAATTGTCTTTTAGCCCGTAGGTCATGACACAAGGTTATAATTCTAGCTTTTTCAGAGAGTGTCAATCTTGCTTTGGAGGAAACATTTGCACGCCTCCATTACCTTTCGGGAGGCCTACGCGCCATAGAAGCTGTCCCTTAGCTCGTAGGTCCTGACACAAGGTTCGAATTCCAGCTTTTTCAGAGAGTGCCAATCTCGCTTTGGAGGAAACATTTGCACCTCCATTACCTTTCGGGAGGCCTACGCGCCATAGAAGTTGTCCCTTAGCCCGTAGGTCCTGACACAAGGTTCGAATTCCATCTTTTTCAGAGAGTGCCAATCTCGCTCTGGAGGAAACATTTGCACACCTCCATTACCTTTCGGGAGGCCTACGCGCCATAGAAGCTGTCCCTTAGCTCGTAGGTCCTGACACAAGGTTCAAATTCCAGCTTTTTCAGAAAGTGCCAATCTCGCTTTGGAGGAAACATTTGCACCTCCATTACCTTTCGGGAGGCCTACGCGCCATAGAAGCTGTCCCTTAGCTCGTAGGTCCTGACACAAGGTTCAAATTCCAGCTTTTTCAGAAAGTGCCAATCTCGCTTTGGAGGAAACATTTGCACCTCCATTACCTTTCGGGAGGCCTACGCGCCATAGAAGCTGTCCCTTAGTCCGTAGGTCCTGACACAAGGTTCAAATTCCAACTTTTTCAGAGAGTGCCAATCTCGCTCTGGAGGAAACATTTGCACGTCTCCATTACCTTTCGGGAGGCCTACGCCCCATAGAAACTATCCCTTGGTCAGTAGGTCCCTAACACAAGGTTAGAATTGTAGTTTCTTCAGAGTGGTATCTCACTCATGGCTCTCAAGCTTTGGAAGGGGCCTTCGCCTTCCACCTCAGCTGCGCACCAAAGACccaaacatattttataatgGTTTCCAAAACTACCcttctaaattttgttattattatttatttatttattaatataagaCATAAATTAATGCAAGCTGATTGtaaaaattttttaaaaaaaaaacatgacatcatttataatttaatttaagctACCAATTTGTTATCTATTgacattattataatattaataaccatttttaatttttcatatcaataatttttaggaacaattttaaaatttgaaggagaTAATGGTAATTATGTATAAATTggccataaaattttaaaccgTCCAAATGAATAGACACGTCAGCATCACAAATTGAGGAAGACCCcagatagaaataaaaaataataatccctTATTACTTCGCCGTCCAAGTTTCAAGTTCGAACACGAGGACCTTGAGACGGCGCCGTATCATCCATAGGCCCCTCTATCTATCCGCTCATTCCCACATTAAATGTGGACCgtccaaaaatataaataaataaaagaaaaaaaaaaacgaaaaaaaggCGAGAAATTAACCGAACCAATTCTAGGACGGAAGGAACGAACCGTGAAAGGCACGCAAATCTGCGAGTCAATGAATTCCCACTCGCACTGGCAATTGGTTTACGTGCGAGGCCCCGTGTCGTCGAGCCTCTCTGTAACGAGGCCTCGTCATCGTCTTGTTGGTTCCAAAGGAATATGCCATGGTTGTGTTCTTTAATGCAGCAGACGTTCTCAGAGACTCAGATGCACACGACCTTTGAGAAGAtgcccttttcttcttcttcttcttcttcttctatatATTGCTTCATCAACTTCTagtctttttctcttctttcgtTCCTCTCGCACCGGTTCTATTTGGTATGTGCTTTTCTTTCTCCGTTTCTCTTTTTGAATTTCTGTTTTCTGTTTGATTCTTGGCAATATGACTTCATTTGATGCCTAATTTTGCATGTTCTTTGATTTCGGTTCTTCCGTTTGGTATATACATTGAATTTGTGATGTCTTTCGTTTGTGGAGCCTTTTTCAAAGCGGTTGTGATTTGGTGTGAAAATTTTAGTGTTTAGAGCCGAGTAAGTGCGGAAGAAGCTAGGGTTTTGGATTTCTTCGTGATTGACGACGGGGAGGAGGAGGTCTTTGTTTGATCAGGATTGGTGATTTTAGGTTTATTACGATATAAGAACTTGCAAGTTAAGCATTTGAAATGAAGTTAAGATTGGAAGATGCATTAAGATTATTGTTCGTGAAATCTtgaattgtaatttttgttgtgtgtttgatgaaatgtgTCTGCGTCTATAGGTTTCTTGATTGGTGGATGCCCTAGATGTATTGAAGAAGTAGGATTGGATTTGTTTATCTAAAGGAAGTGATATTCTTCGTGCGTGCAGGACTATGGGCTCTGACAACATTTCTGTTGGTTTATTAGATACCCTCAAAATGAAGAGGGTTCGGACCATCTTCACTCATACATATCCGTATCCTCATGAGCATTCACGTCATGCTATCATTGCGGTTGTGGTTGGTTgcttattttttatatcttcTGACAACATGCACACGCTCATCGACAAGTTGGATCAGAATATCAAATGGTGGTCTATGTATTCATGTTTGCttggtttcttttatttcttttcatcacCATTTATTGGGAAAACCATTAAACCTAGCTATTCAAATTTCAGTCGGTGGTGAGTTTCCGCGAGTCAATTATACtgcttttgtttcattttgacATTTAATACTTCCTACCCGTGTATATGTGCTCTTGGAAATTTGAGTTATTGATGTTTTCAGGTACATAGCCTGGATTTTAGTGGCAGCTGTGTATCATCTTCCAAGTTTTCAGTCAATGGGAGTGGATATAAGGATGAATCTTTCAATGTTCATAACGATATACATCTCTTCCATTCTGTTTCTTGCAGTATTTCATGTTCTCTTTATTGGCCTCTGGTACATTGGTTTGGTCTCACGTGTTGCTGGAAAGAGGCCTGAGCTTTTGGCAATTTTTCAGAACTGTGCTGTAAGTTCTGTGGATGCCTCCTGTGGTTTACTATTAAATTCTCTTTTCCCACGTTGCTATATCAATTCTTGCTCTCATTCATGGTGTAGGTCATAAGTATAGCCTGCTGTGTGTTTTACAGTCACTGTGGCAATAGTGCTGTCTTGAAAGACAGAACACTTCAGCGGAGAACCTCTAATTGGTTTACTTTctggaagaaggaagagagaaacTCTTGGCTTGCAAAATTTCTTCGCGTAAATGAATTGAAGGATCAGGTGTGCTTGTCTTGGTTCGCACCCGTTGGGTCTGCAAGTGATTACCCACTTTTGTCTAAGTGGGTAATTTATAGCGAGGTGCATATAGAATTCATCTCTGTTAATACGTGGATTTACTGTATGTGTTTGTgttaattcttttcatttgtttttctcatgtcaccttctttcactgctTTAGTTAGCGTGTAATGGCTCGTGCGCTGGTCCATCTGATGGTATTTCACCCATATACTCACTCTGGGCTACATTTATTGGCCTTTACATTGCAAACTATGTGGTGGAACGGTCGACAGGGTAAGTATTTAACTCTCATCATTTTAGTAGGAGTCTAGGAGCTGAAGATCTCTTGATTAGGTTAAGATTGAAATAGTTCTGATATTATGTTCTTTAGTCTGTCTGTTCCTTAATGGAATTTATATAGTCTACTAGCGATGTTACTGGACGCTCAAGCATTTTTCTATTGCAAGTCCGTACGCCTTTCCACTTCCATTTCTTACTTAGCTTGGGGTCTCTTAATTGTTCACGCTATTTGGAGTTATTAATTGAATACAATTGAACTGATTTAATCAAGAAAACCAAGTTTAGTTCACTCTGAGGTTGGACTTGAGAATATGGAATCAAATTATCTTATGTCAGGTttgctttttgtttctcttagTCAGTTTTGTTCAGCTTTAACTTTGATCCCTTTTGTCTTTATCcattatccattttggttGGATCTTTCTCGATCCTTTATTTTTACCCCGAACTGATTCATGGGTCTAGGATATCACTTTATTTTTACCCCGAATCTGGCTGGAGctattttttaggttttataataattttcatctaATTTTCTACCATTAAATGTGCCGAGATGATTTATTTGTGGATTTTGAAGTTGCACGTGGagtataattttcttttggttgcttaattaatttgtatgaTTAACAGGTGGGCTCTTTCTCATCCTTTATCTGttaaagaatatgaaaagctGAAGAAAAAGCAAATGAGGCCTGATTTCCTTGATATGGTTCCTTGGTATTCAGGGTATTATGTTTACTATGATTCTTGATCGCTTTCCTTCCTTTAATGTGGGTGTGCATGTTTATAGATTTTTGAAGTATTCTTTTGATGGTTTTTTGCAGAACTTCTGCTGATTTATTCAAGACTGTTTTTGATCTACTTGTTTCAGTGACTGTCTTTGTTGGTCGATTTGACATGCGCATGATGCAGGTTTAGTTCTATGATCCACATTTTGCATTATATCTACCTTGTAGTTCGGAATGAATCCACAATTTCACTGctttaaatttgaaggaaatcaTATAGGATAATTGCATCCCCTAATTGTGCTATCTAGCTGATTGTAGGCACTGTGCTCTACTCTTTTTAGTTGATACCTTCACTTTGGTGACTGAATCTGATATGTCATGTCCCGAACATTGTTGCAAGTTTAGAAGGGATGAAGCTGTTGTAATATCCTCGACTTTAATGCACAATCTGCTTCCTGGTAGTACTGAAAATTAGACGTCCATTTGGAACTTTCACTTAATGCTCCATACGGTCCCTTATTGCCATAGATGTTTCtagattttatatatttaagggtagattttagattttgatCCACTCTCTTTGAGAACGAGCGATGTCTTTTGGTGCAAGTGTTCCTCCCAAAACTTCAAACTCCTTGTGTTGTCACCAATTGTGGACCAACAATTGTTCATGTGCAGCAACTTTGCTAAAGTGTTGTATGGGCACTTCAGAATGACTTCATCTCGACTTAAGGGGTTTTAAAATGAAGGTTTTCCCATCTATTTATGAATCACATCAATGATTTGTTTTGCAACTACAAACCCATAATAGCTTTCCTCTTGTTGATTTCACCTACCCGTATGATGCCTCACCCACACAAAGCATTGGCCTTGATGATTTCTGTGATAGATGGAAACTTCTTGCCAATCTCCATCGaaaagaccttccatgtacaaATCAAGAAATAATTATCTGTTAAGGTTGGAGAACTCCTTCCATCCAATTGACTGCAGGCAGCCCTATTGGCACAATCTGGTTGTTCTGAGCCCCATTTAGACAAAGCTTCGTATCTTGGTGAAGTTTGCCCCTGTTTTTGTGACCTAGAGGCAGGATTGAGAAGAGTAATTACTAGGTTTGACAACGAACAAAACATTGTGAGAGTTCAATAGATCCATCTGTAAGAGTAATNACGAACAAAACATTGTGAGAGTTCAATAGATCCATCTGTAAGAATTATAAGATCTTACCTCTCCCtttctcatttaaaatttcagggttctaataaatataatcaagaaaaatataaatcaacCTAAGCCTTTGTGGTTTGTAAACCTCGTTGCCAGAACCTAAGCCTTTGTTGCTAGCCAGAGGATCCGTTGGGAGTTCACTGGATGAGATATGGAGGGAAAACTAAAAAGTTCACtacttccatttttctcttcttttctttgaatgGACTAATATTTGTTTCTCTGTTCTTACTTTTGCTGCCTTCtatttgatttaattcttttcaagGTGTAAAAGTTCTCTCCCCTATAACGATTAGTCTTTTTGCCTTATTAAACAATTGGGTTTCTTTCTAACAACTCATTTAATTTATCAATGgaatctctctgtttctctcNaaaaaaaaaaaaaaaaaaaaaaaaaaaaaaaaaaaaaatccatcatATCCTAGTTCcctacataaaatttaaagaaattgttCTCTTATGAAGGCTAATTGTCATGTTTCCACTTGACCTTTCTTCCAATGTTAGGCAGCAATGCGCAAGCTTGAAGATGGAGCTCAGCAGGATGGTTTATTATATGATCATTATAGCGATAGGGAGGACTTATGGTTTGATTTCATGGCTGATACTGGTGATGGTGGGAACTCATCTTATACTATTGCACGTTTGCTTGCTCAACCTTCAATTCGCATAATTGAAGATGATTCAATTTTCAACTTACCACGTGGAGATATGTTACTCATAGGGGGAGATCTTGCGTAAGTTTTTTCAAGTATAGCTTATATgttttttcattcatatagTTGAAGATGGTTTTTAAGTTCTTTCATTAGTGATTcatttttgtggtttttaattagCTTATATGTTAGGCTATTGGATAGTGGGTTTCAGCTGAGTTTGGATATTTTGGTCCATGTTGGCAGATTTCTTATTTTGGTCAGTCTTGCATTGTCTCTAGTTGGaggcttttcttttaaaatatttttaaataaagaaaaaagggcaCCTGATTGATTTCAAAAAGTGTTTCTAGGGGTGAGCTGGTGGGGTGGGGGGTGATGAAACATTTTCGGATCCAGCCAAGAAGTTTTGAAGTACTCCCAAGCTACATTAGTCATATAGGTTGTAACTAGAGTAGTGACAATAAAATCTAAGGGCGACTATCCATCTAGAATCTGTATTTATCCTTAAAAGTTCTACTGTTCTCCTCATTCCAAGAGACCGAAGCAGGACTTCTCAGAAGCAATCTTTCGAAGGAAGTTTCTAAACCCTACTTTAGAAAGGGCGACTATGCCAACTGAAACCCATTGTTAAGGAAGTTTCCGATTATATGAACGCAATGGATGAGTAGATTACCTAGAGTTGTGGTTAGAGTGGTTAGATAGCTAGTTGGTGGGGTTCTTCTGAATTTTGTCTCAAGTTCTTGAACTTATGTAGGCTAATGGAATAATGTGAGGACTTGAACCCCAACCACACCCCTCAAACCAAAGCAGTTAGCTGTTTTTCCCTGCTTATTAAACTGGCCCTTTTGGAATTTTACTTCGTTAAATAATTGAAGTCAATGATGCTGCTGAAGGGATGTTTGGAAGCTGTTCTTTATTGCCATTCTGCaagattttctttctttcttcttcttcttcttttgtttgttttagagTTTGTTCAAGATAACATAACTAAaatcttcttaaaaaattacGGACTCGTGAATATTTGCATCATAACCTGAAGCCATCTCATTATGGTTCTTGAACAAACAacgtttaaaaaatcattCTGTAGAGCATGCTTCCAAATGGTTTCTATAAATGGAACcatgaatttatttgaataactCTATAGGTGGAGCATAATTTATCTGAGTGAAGATGGTGCACTTGAAGGGGAGAGTATTTTGGTTTAATGTAAAGTAAGTGGATAAGTGTTAAAAAGAACTTGAACATTTAGTAGTGGTAGTTATTTGATACCTTCCTAAGTATAATTGTTTAAGAAGCCTGAAGAAGGTATGTCCTTGGTGCCTTAATCACTGCTAATCAATATATGAAACACCTTGTGTGTTTTGGATAGATTTTTTAGATTATGCACGCTGTCAAAATGCTTATGCAGAGCTATATCTAATTATGGTAATTATTTCCCTGTTGTTCTATGCCAGATATCCTAATCCATCAGCATTCACATATGAAAGACGGCTCTTCTGCCCTTTTGAATATGCTCTTCAACCTCCTCCTTGGTATAAAGAAGATCATATAGCAGTAAAGAAGCCGGAGTTACCACATGGGATTTCTGAACTGAAGCAATATGATGGACCTCAGTGTTACGTAATTCCTGGAAATCATGGTTTGCTACCTTTCTCTGTCTGAGctgatttaattttgatgttttccttttatggGAATTGATTTCCTATCACTATGTCTGTGAGGTAACACACTTGTTTGGTTTTGTAGATTGGTTCGATGGACTTCATACATATATGAGATACATATGTCATAAGAGCTGGTTGGGCGGGTGGTTTATGCCTCAAAAGAAGAGCTATTTTGCCCTGAAACTTCCCAAAAGATGGTGGGTATTTGGTCTGGATCTAGCACTCCATGGTGATATTGATGTCTaccaattcaaattcttttcaGAACTTGTACAGGAGAAGGTATTTTCCCTACTTCAGTTagttatttctattttcccTACTTCAGTTagttatttctattttcccTACTTCAGTTAATTTATTGAATGATTTATTCCCCTATTAATTTGTGATGGTTAAACTTGTAtccttgatttttgtttttctcatcCATTGGGTCTTCACTTCTCTTTGTGGTTACTGTCTTCTAATGAACAAATAATCTCTTTTATCTGATCAAGATGGGAGCTGATGACTCGGTAATCATTATGACTCATGAACCTAATTGGTTGCTTGACTGTTACTGGAATGATGTTTCTGGGAAGAATGTTTCGCACCTAATATGCGATTATCTAAAAGGGAGGTGCAAACTTCGAATTGCTGGAGACTTGCATCATTATATGCGCCATTCTGCTGTTCAATCAGACGAGTCTGTAAATGTGCACCATCTTCTTGTAAATGGCTGTGGTGGGGCTTTTTTACACCCAACTCACGTCTTTAGTAATTTTCGAAAATTTTGTGGGGCTACATATGAGTGCAAGGCTGCTTATCCTTCCTTTGAAGATTCTGGCAGGGTAATGTTTGAACTGTAAAATTTTGTGCTATTCAGTtctaccattttattttatttttaacttctAGTGCATACTTCTTCTCTTGTGCAGATTGCTTTAGGAAATATTTTGAAGTTCCGGAAGAAAAATTGGCAATTTGATTTCATTGGTGGCATCATCTACTTCATATTGGTCTTTTCTATGTTCCCACAGGTTggcttttgttctttcttccttggagatttttttgggctttctttaGCATGTTTTTTAACTAGACTTCCCTTGGTTCATATTCAGCTTAGTTTCTGGTGGTTGTTTCGTTTTTAGTTGATCAGTATTTGTTGTATTATATTGCtggaattttatttctttatttctaatCGAGTGTTCTATTTAAAGAACCACTTTCTTCTCATACAAAAATCGacagaaaatattatttttcttatattttgcACATGGTGTCAAAATATTAGAAACCCTTAAAAACCAACCCTAGGCCTAGTTGCCACTGCCATTGATACTGTTTGCTGCTGTTGGCCATCTTTGTTTGCCCAACTTCGCCCTTAGTTGAGTTAATGTCTTCTCGGGATCCACAATATTATTCCTGGCAAACCTCAATATTGAATTCAATAAAGTTAAAGGCTGCAGGAAGAGAGCCAATATTGTGAAGAAACCCAATGATTCAGTTGAAAGCTTTGCTTTGGTTGTTGAAGTTATTGCACACAAGGTTTCTGATCAATCAAAGCATCGCGTCTAATGTGAGTATTGTAACAAACCTCGGCATACTTGTGATACCTACAGCTTGAGTTTGAGTACTTAGAAGGGTGAGAAGAACACCAatcaaccttttttttctagtGCTAATGTTCTTGACTCCAACCCTTAAGGACACTTCATCGTTTGGTAATTCATTATCAACATATTCTCCTTTTGATCAAAGTTACAATTTGATAAGATTGATCGACAAGCTGACAATAAAATGTATCTTCAAACTAGCCTGAGGAGAGAGAATTGGTTTCACTTTTAGTTGATAAgtatttattgtttctttaGTTGAATAGTTTGCTCTTCACTTCCTTTTAGACTCAATGGGGTATATAATGCACTTGGCTTTTTAGCAAGGTAAAATGCTTTACTTTAAATATGTGGATGACCAAGTTTGTAACTTTCTTATAGTGTAAGCTCGATCACATCTTGCAAGAAGATTCATTTTCGGGTCACTTGAAGAGTTTCTTTGGCACGGTGTGGAATTCTTTTCTATACATGCTGGGAGAGTCATATGTATCTTTAGCTGGTGCTATTGTATTATTGATTGTAGCGATAACATTTATTCCTAGCAAAGCATCCAAGAAGAAACGGGTAATAATTGGCCTTGTTCATGTGTCTGCACATCTTGGGGCAGCTCTCTTTCTTATGTTGCTATTGGAACTCGGGTTGGAGACGTGTGTCCGTCATGAATTACTAGCAACCTCAGGTACTATCACGTGTTACTTTTGAACGTAGCCTTACTTTACCAATGGCATCGAGGTTTCTAGTTATGAATTATTTGATGTTGAAAGtgagatctttttttttcattacaGGCTATCACACTTTGTATGAATGGTACCGTACAAAGGAAGGTGAGCACTTTCCCGATCCGACTGGTCTCCGTGCGCGATTAGAAGAATGGACATATGGTCTGTATCCAGCATGCATCAAGTATCTTATGTCGGCATTTGATATACCTGAGGTTAGAACACTCTTCTTCCCAGTATTATCGTTTTTTCATTCTTCCGTTGACTAACAGTCGAGAGAATGCTATTAGGTCATGGCCGTTTCGCGTAGTAATATTTGCAAGAATGGAATGCATTCGCTCTCTAGAGGAGGTGCTATAATATATTATGGCTCCgtcttcttttatttctgGGTTTTCTCAACGCCAGTCGTCTCCCTTGTTTTTGGAAGCTATTTATACATATGTATCAATTGGCTTCACATCCACTTTGATGAAGCATTCTCTTCACTAAGGATTGCAAATTATAAATCGTTCACTCGATTCCACATCAATCATGATGGTGATCTCGAAGTTTTTACTCTTGCTGTTGACAAGGTAAACATGGATTACACATTCTTATTTTCTAGTATCTGTATCTTGATTCTCGCTTCGACGTTGCAGGTTCCGAAAGAATGGAAGTTGGATTCTAAATGGGAAGGGGAGGCAAGACAACCGGAGCAGCTGAGCCATCGGAGAGCGTTTCCGAGCAAGTGGAAAGCGGCTACATCGTATCAGGATCCAGTGCACACGGTTAAAATTGTGGATCAATTTGTTATTAGACAAAGAGATAATGCTGATTTTGAAGATGCTAATGGGTCAGAAATTCACTGACCTCTGTGAGTTAACTACTCTGTGGGTTGTGTATTGattgatttagggtttagcCATTTTAAAGCCAGAAATTggtatgaatgatatgatatgatgatgatgatgatgttgtgTACAgtgatgattttcttttaggCTTTGTAGCAGTTTGTACTGATCCATGGCTTCAACAGAACAATGGTTGATGTATTCCCATTGGTTGGTAGGAAAAGAAGCCTTcttagttcttttttttttttaatgtttggaCCGAAAGCTTCTGACCATGTTGGTTTAAAGGCAAAGCATGGGAATTTTATTACTGCTAATCAATATTTTACCTTCTCAGCTGTATGTaagaaaatgtatttattatgaaaattaccCCATTCAggtaagtttctttttttattttttatttttcaatttcaaattcaattcagTTCTCTAACTTATGGCCAATATTATGAGCTCAACGTTTCCTTCGTAGCTCCCGAAACTTCATTGCAATGGTCTGaataaatcaaattcattATGCTGTTCAacactttttttaatagtcaaaagacaaaattgcaaatttatatatatatatatatatatattttttttttaaagtataaaCTGTAcacatttttagaaaataaaaagatatacTTCATAGAACCACcttatttgtttattcatttttacttttgctatttattcaatttaaggaaacttaaataataatgaaaaacgcattatattcaaatcttagtttttaaatattgtttatgaaatattattggatttcttggattttttaatatcaattatattaaaaaaaattcttNcttaggaaaaagaaaaagttgcctaaaaatgttaaaacatTAGCTGAGAATTGAGATGGCAAATGGCAGCCAAGTCGTGAGCACATGGACATCTCTACCATTAACATCTTTTATCGAAATCCCGAAATCAAATACTGAGTTCATTTAAGATTAAACAAAAGTTAATTAAGAAAGTCGCACcccattataaaaaatttgatcaaGTCGATCTTTGATTAGTCCACGTGAAAATAGAGTATTccaaatcaatcaaattacGCTCATCAAATTTCTCGACCCGTTCATTTTCTTTCGATTGTGAAACAATCACTTTAAAATAACTTCATTCCAATaagaatttataataaaatcaaaccgACACCAATCTCAAAGAAAAAACCGGTTTATCACATGACCTCCCAAGTTGATACCGAAActttaatacaaaaatttagattacGATCCTTAATATCATCATACACTCTAATTCAATCGTCATAATATAATCATCTTCTATTAACGAACATTCCATATATTTTAGGCATTGAATtgtaaactttttatttttaaatcttccACTAATTATAATGGAATTTTGGTCCCAATTCTAGGGAGCAggtaattataattaaaactaattatttttagagattaattaaataatttattttattttattttaaaataatcctTCTAGATTGACCCACAAAAAGACAAATGGCCACGTCATTTCATCAAACTAATTCATAACTGAACACTGAATTCCATGCGTTGACCCGTAAATTCTCGGTCAATTCGCGTGGCTTGAACatttaatcatatttatttaccCTTTtggactaaaaaaattaaactacaaatataatttttttaattataattttacgcattttgtttaaataatatgttgactaaattaactaaaaagaaaattaaaaaattattaaaaaaaattgaattaattttaaaatatttttgtgacGTTTACTTACTCCCGGCTTCTAATTCTTATAAATTCTTAATAGTGTAGtatctaatttatattttttagagtcaatttgagcataattcaactgattagacataattttttaactaaaagaCTGGAAGTTTAAATCTCTATATTCACGTGTTGCTACTCAGATTATTGGAGCGGAACGAATAGGGCGTGTTTTGGAAGAATCGATCTGTTACCGAGCCGTATTATtagaaataatagaaaaatatatattttcgagCAGTATAATTAATAAGTAGCCAAAATAATGGGTggaaattagtttttttaattatatatttttaagatgatatttgatatttcatctactgaactatgctcaaattgacaagaattaaaaaattaaacccgGCTCGATAAATTTTCCATCCATGTGGATTGACGTTATCACCCCGGCAATTCTAAGAAAGTTAGGGGTTTTGTGGACTTTTTCAAAAGTAATTTGTGAAGAATGCATT is a window from the Cucurbita pepo subsp. pepo cultivar mu-cu-16 chromosome LG07, ASM280686v2, whole genome shotgun sequence genome containing:
- the LOC111798476 gene encoding uncharacterized protein LOC111798476 translates to MGSDNISVGLLDTLKMKRVRTIFTHTYPYPHEHSRHAIIAVVVGCLFFISSDNMHTLIDKLDQNIKWWSMYSCLLGFFYFFSSPFIGKTIKPSYSNFSRWYIAWILVAAVYHLPSFQSMGVDIRMNLSMFITIYISSILFLAVFHVLFIGLWYIGLVSRVAGKRPELLAIFQNCAVISIACCVFYSHCGNSAVLKDRTLQRRTSNWFTFWKKEERNSWLAKFLRVNELKDQVCLSWFAPVGSASDYPLLSKWVIYSELACNGSCAGPSDGISPIYSLWATFIGLYIANYVVERSTGWALSHPLSVKEYEKLKKKQMRPDFLDMVPWYSGTSADLFKTVFDLLVSVTVFVGRFDMRMMQAAMRKLEDGAQQDGLLYDHYSDREDLWFDFMADTGDGGNSSYTIARLLAQPSIRIIEDDSIFNLPRGDMLLIGGDLAYPNPSAFTYERRLFCPFEYALQPPPWYKEDHIAVKKPELPHGISELKQYDGPQCYVIPGNHDWFDGLHTYMRYICHKSWLGGWFMPQKKSYFALKLPKRWWVFGLDLALHGDIDVYQFKFFSELVQEKMGADDSVIIMTHEPNWLLDCYWNDVSGKNVSHLICDYLKGRCKLRIAGDLHHYMRHSAVQSDESVNVHHLLVNGCGGAFLHPTHVFSNFRKFCGATYECKAAYPSFEDSGRIALGNILKFRKKNWQFDFIGGIIYFILVFSMFPQCKLDHILQEDSFSGHLKSFFGTVWNSFLYMLGESYVSLAGAIVLLIVAITFIPSKASKKKRVIIGLVHVSAHLGAALFLMLLLELGLETCVRHELLATSGYHTLYEWYRTKEGEHFPDPTGLRARLEEWTYGLYPACIKYLMSAFDIPEVMAVSRSNICKNGMHSLSRGGAIIYYGSVFFYFWVFSTPVVSLVFGSYLYICINWLHIHFDEAFSSLRIANYKSFTRFHINHDGDLEVFTLAVDKVPKEWKLDSKWEGEARQPEQLSHRRAFPSKWKAATSYQDPVHTVKIVDQFVIRQRDNADFEDANGSEIH